In one window of Candidatus Thermoplasmatota archaeon DNA:
- a CDS encoding ribosomal biogenesis protein → MILTTKWFGSFLCDEGKVRKAALFPKDPKEIALRLERIGNGEILDEELNLASSAKQVTDRRLSEYGKKVKFDSSFIKPEDYGFSLDMYREATIALAKQVVRTSIGPDVHLGQAVRAYGDLVFTNNMLSERLHEWYGLHFPELENVVTGETYTKAISEHGSRDAVLSALNLEMDSIGSEVAQEDLDSVRLLAHALKESQATRDKIERYVERRMSEVAPNVSNLVGPIIGARLIMHVGSLRRLASMPSGTIQLLGAEKAMFRHLKEGSRPPKHGILFTHPMVRNAPGWQRGAIARALAGKICLAARADEYSHNDISGLLKEQLEKRVAEIKRQRPVPPKRMPKRQQKHRDSSRRNR, encoded by the coding sequence ATGATCCTCACCACCAAATGGTTCGGTTCGTTCCTGTGCGATGAGGGGAAGGTCAGGAAGGCAGCTCTTTTCCCCAAGGATCCGAAGGAGATCGCTCTGAGACTCGAGAGGATTGGGAACGGTGAGATACTTGACGAGGAGCTGAACCTCGCATCATCCGCCAAGCAGGTCACGGACCGGAGGCTCTCCGAGTACGGCAAGAAAGTCAAGTTCGATTCATCGTTCATCAAACCCGAAGACTACGGTTTCTCTCTGGACATGTATCGGGAGGCCACCATCGCCCTCGCAAAGCAGGTCGTGAGAACCAGCATCGGACCAGACGTGCACCTCGGTCAAGCAGTCCGTGCTTATGGCGACCTCGTGTTCACCAACAACATGCTGTCCGAGAGGCTGCACGAGTGGTACGGGCTGCACTTCCCGGAGCTCGAGAATGTCGTGACGGGAGAGACGTACACGAAAGCCATCTCCGAGCACGGTTCGAGAGACGCGGTATTGTCCGCGCTCAACCTCGAGATGGATTCGATTGGTTCCGAGGTCGCACAAGAAGACCTCGATTCCGTCAGACTGCTCGCTCATGCGCTGAAGGAGTCGCAGGCGACGAGAGACAAGATAGAGAGATATGTCGAGAGGCGGATGAGCGAGGTCGCGCCGAATGTCAGCAACCTCGTCGGCCCGATTATAGGCGCGAGGCTGATCATGCATGTAGGGAGCCTGCGGCGACTTGCATCCATGCCCTCAGGGACCATCCAGCTCCTTGGAGCTGAGAAGGCGATGTTCAGGCACCTCAAGGAGGGTAGCCGACCACCCAAGCACGGCATCCTGTTCACACATCCGATGGTTAGGAACGCTCCAGGTTGGCAGAGGGGCGCGATCGCGCGAGCGCTCGCCGGGAAGATATGTTTGGCCGCCCGTGCGGACGAATACTCGCATAATGACATCTCAGGATTGCTCAAGGAGCAGTTGGAGAAGCGCGTGGCCGAGATCAAGAGGCAGCGTCCCGTCCCCCCGAAGAGGATGCCGAAGAGGCAGCAGAAACACAGGGATTCCTCGAGAAGGAACCGATAG